The Dyella caseinilytica genome has a window encoding:
- a CDS encoding TetR family transcriptional regulator, with protein MTTSTFQRARSHEAKQLRLNEILEAARALGTEHGVGNVSLTDIAEAVGMHKSAMLRYFETREQIFLILTASAWQAWAEDVTKRVKRSGDMSPKSVASALAKSLGNRPFFCDLLAHAALSLERHVSLDAVRTFKFAALDSAYAIATQLQECASLTQRQAIDTVTTATSMAGALWQMATPAPEVLPLYQSDPRLSHVVADITPRLASILENLLLGFGVTNRASR; from the coding sequence ATGACGACATCGACTTTCCAGCGCGCACGCAGCCACGAAGCGAAGCAATTACGCCTGAACGAGATCCTTGAGGCTGCCCGGGCGCTCGGCACCGAGCACGGCGTGGGCAACGTATCGCTGACCGACATCGCCGAGGCCGTCGGCATGCATAAGTCGGCCATGCTTCGCTACTTCGAAACGCGCGAGCAGATCTTTCTCATCCTCACTGCATCGGCTTGGCAGGCGTGGGCCGAGGACGTGACCAAGCGCGTTAAACGGTCAGGCGACATGTCGCCGAAATCCGTCGCATCCGCGCTGGCCAAATCGCTCGGCAACCGCCCCTTTTTCTGCGATCTCTTGGCGCACGCAGCGCTGAGCCTTGAGCGTCACGTGTCACTGGATGCGGTACGCACTTTCAAGTTCGCCGCGCTTGATTCGGCCTATGCGATCGCTACCCAGTTGCAAGAGTGCGCTTCGCTGACGCAGCGCCAGGCCATCGATACCGTGACCACCGCAACCAGCATGGCCGGTGCGCTGTGGCAAATGGCGACGCCAGCACCCGAGGTTTTGCCGCTCTACCAGAGCGATCCACGCCTCAGTCACGTCGTCGCCGATATCACGCCGCGGCTGGCAAGCATCCTTGAAAACCTGTTGCTTGGGTTTGGGGTGACGAATCGCGCCTCACGTTGA
- a CDS encoding DUF6348 family protein: MNGNAVQTDLLRLFERHDVELELDEDWLVTDGDFPAVRTRWHEGEEGAPGRLDVDVVISEERHIEESFAGYGRGDAGARDALKAFERDVLYVLLAACWYVTDDRRIQLQSWDLGMRSWDVFVGPLTFSRDDVAAPEGLLSGLHDALRNESLSGELHWVRLFRREADDGSVVAEALLDNQPWPGGDRLLSQLKWPSTGMGYSARCFIALDIRDY, encoded by the coding sequence ATGAACGGCAACGCCGTGCAAACTGACTTGCTTCGCCTGTTCGAGCGCCACGACGTGGAGCTGGAATTAGATGAAGATTGGCTGGTAACGGATGGCGATTTTCCCGCCGTGCGTACCCGTTGGCATGAGGGCGAAGAAGGTGCGCCGGGTCGGCTGGATGTTGATGTGGTGATCAGCGAAGAGCGCCACATCGAGGAAAGTTTTGCCGGCTACGGACGAGGTGACGCCGGCGCGCGCGATGCGCTGAAAGCGTTCGAACGCGACGTCTTGTACGTACTGCTGGCCGCATGCTGGTACGTGACCGATGACCGACGCATTCAATTGCAAAGCTGGGATCTGGGCATGCGAAGCTGGGATGTCTTCGTGGGGCCGCTCACGTTCAGTCGTGATGATGTGGCGGCGCCGGAAGGTTTGTTGTCCGGCTTGCACGATGCCCTGCGCAACGAATCATTGAGTGGCGAATTGCACTGGGTCCGCTTATTCCGCCGCGAGGCCGATGATGGCTCGGTGGTTGCCGAAGCGTTGCTCGATAATCAGCCATGGCCAGGTGGCGACCGTCTGCTGAGCCAGTTGAAGTGGCCGTCAACAGGGATGGGATACAGTGCGCGTTGCTTTATTGCGCTGGATATTCGTGATTACTGA
- a CDS encoding SDR family NAD(P)-dependent oxidoreductase gives MLKCLIGKKFSTLEGILIMSSQVWFITGSSRGFGHALATAALEAGDSVVATARRPEQLAELVKQYGERVLPVALDVTDPAAATAAIQVAVNRFGRLDVVVNNAGYANVSPVETTSEEDFRAQFETNFWGVYNVSKAALPILRAQGHGIVVQFSSVGGRVGSTPGLGSYQAAKFAVDGFTRVLQSETAPFGIKYLVVEPGGFATDWAGSSMKIPDMPAEYDQTVGALVRILASGVALAGDPKRAGEILVRVVKHHPLPTHLLLGAGAVKMAQEYARHQIAEAAAWEQVSTSANFDESYPVDLPAGDA, from the coding sequence GTGCTGAAATGCCTTATCGGCAAGAAGTTTTCAACTCTGGAAGGCATCCTGATTATGAGTTCCCAAGTCTGGTTCATTACGGGTTCTTCCCGTGGTTTCGGCCATGCGTTGGCAACCGCAGCGCTGGAGGCAGGCGATTCCGTCGTCGCCACCGCCCGCCGGCCCGAGCAGCTTGCCGAGCTGGTTAAACAATATGGTGAAAGAGTGCTCCCGGTCGCCCTCGACGTCACCGATCCCGCCGCGGCGACCGCAGCCATTCAGGTAGCTGTCAACCGCTTTGGTCGACTTGATGTAGTGGTTAACAACGCAGGTTATGCCAATGTCTCTCCGGTAGAAACGACGAGCGAAGAAGACTTCCGCGCGCAGTTCGAGACCAACTTCTGGGGTGTCTACAACGTCTCGAAGGCAGCTTTGCCCATTCTGCGTGCGCAGGGGCACGGCATCGTCGTGCAATTCTCATCGGTCGGCGGACGGGTAGGTAGTACGCCCGGCCTCGGCTCCTATCAGGCCGCGAAATTTGCGGTCGATGGCTTTACCCGCGTACTGCAGTCGGAAACGGCGCCGTTTGGTATCAAATACCTGGTGGTCGAACCGGGCGGATTCGCCACCGATTGGGCAGGATCGTCGATGAAGATCCCTGACATGCCAGCGGAGTACGACCAGACCGTGGGCGCGCTTGTACGTATTCTGGCTTCCGGAGTTGCGTTGGCCGGCGATCCGAAGCGTGCCGGCGAAATCCTTGTCCGAGTGGTCAAGCACCATCCCTTGCCCACCCATCTGCTGCTCGGGGCCGGTGCCGTCAAGATGGCGCAGGAATACGCCAGGCATCAGATTGCCGAAGCGGCTGCGTGGGAGCAGGTCAGCACTTCCGCCAACTTCGATGAATCGTATCCCGTTGACCTTCCTGCTGGTGACGCATAA